Genomic window (Sinorhizobium sojae CCBAU 05684):
GCGTGCCGACAGCGCAATCCTGCAGGAATACATGCCGCGGTTCGTCGCCAGGGATTACCGCCGTACCGGGCGCATCGACAACATGGTCAAGGACCTGAACGGCGCCCAGGATCTCGCACGCCGCACCAATACGACCATGCCGCTGACGGCAGTCTGCGCCGAAGTTCACAGGATGCTGACCGCTGCCGGCCTCGGCGGCGAGGATCAGGCCGCGTTGATGGAATATTTCAAGGGACCCAACAAGGAGAAGTTCGGATGATCACACGTTATGCGCTGTTCGAGGGAAAGCTGAAGGAAGGTGAGACGGAGGCCTTCCGCGCGGCCGTGCTGGAAAACATCGTGCCCAAATGGAAGGCCTTCCCCGGCGCGCTCGACGTGCGCGTCACCTTTGCCGATGCCCGTGACGAGGGGGCCCCGGAGATCCCGATGATCCTGGCGATTAATTATCCCGACCTCGATTCCGTCGAGAAGGCGCTGGCAAGCCCGGCCCGCGCCGCGGCAAAAGCAGCTACGGAGGAAGTGCTGGCGCGCTTCTTCGAAGGCCGAATTCATCACCACATCACGCAGGCAAACGAATTCCGCCTTTGATCGAATTGCGGCGACGGGATCGAAACCGTCGCCGCCACCTCTCTTTGGCAAAGAAGAGGCTTGCATTCCGTCCTCAATGTGGGTGTACTTGCACTGGTAACGATAACATGGGCGAGCATGCACAATTTCCGCAAACCCCCGACGATGGCGGATGTCGCGCGCCGGACCGGCGTTTCGCCGATGACCGTTTCCCGCGCTTTCAAGCGTGACGCCTCCGTCAGTCAGGAGACCCGTGAGGCGATTCTGCGCGCTGCAGAGGAACTCGGCTATGTCTTCGACAGCACCGCGTCCAATCTGCGCTCGCAACGAACCGATTTCGTCGCGGTGACGATCCCGTCGATCAACAATGCCAATTTCGCCGACACGGTCCGGACGCTCTCCGATGGCGTATCCGAGCGTGGCCTGCAAATCCTGCTCGGCTATACCAATTACGATGTCCAGGAGGAGGAGCGGCTCATCGAGCAGCTCTTGCGGCGCAAGCCCGAAGCGATCGTCGTCACGGGCGGAAAACACACGCCGCGCACGCGCAAGCTCCTGTCGAATGCCGGAATTCCGGTGATCGAGACCTGGGACCTGCCGGAAGAACCGATCGGCCACGTCGTCGGCTTTTCCAATGCTCAAGCCGTGCGCGAGATGGTCGACCACTTCGTCGCCGTCGGTTACCGCAACATTGCCTTCATCGGCGGCGACGCCTCTCGGGACACACGCGGCGCCGACCGACGGGCGGGCTTCATCGCGGCGATGAAAGACCATGGCCTGGAGGCCGCCCGCCTCATAGCCGCCGGGCCGCCGCCGATCTCGATGCGGGAGGGCGCCGACGCGATGGGTCAGCTCCTCGAGCGCTTTCCCGATACGGATGCGGTGATCTGCGTTTCCGATCTTTCGGCCTTCGGGGCGCTCACCGAATGCCAGCGGCGCGGAATTGCCGTGCCGGAAAAAATCGCCATCGGTGGATTTGGCGACTATGAGATCGGTGCCATCTGCGTACCAAGTCTGACGACGATCAATGCCTTCGCGGGCGAGATCGGAGCAAAAACGGCAGAACTGATCCTCGATGTGCTCGACGGCAAGCTGGCCGAAGCGGGCCGGGTGACCATCCGCCCCGATCTGATCCTCCGGCAGACCAGCCTCTGACATCGCGCCAGAGCGGCGACCGGTACCGCCCCCGCAATTCATGTGGAAGACTCGCTGCAAGGGACAAACCGGGGCAGACGCAGAAACTCCGCCCCGGATCTTGCATCACTTCGAGGCGGCGACGATCGCGTTGACGAGGCTGTCGCCGTTCTCGTCGATGAAGCCTTCCCAGACCGGCTTGACGGCAGCCTGGAAGGCGGCGGCGTCGACATCGCGGTTGACGCTCATGCCTTCGGATTCCAGTTGTGCAATCATCTCCTCCTCCTTGGCGAGGCTCAAATCGCGCTGCTTGGCGACGGCCTCGGCCGCGACCTCCGTGATGATCTTCTGCTCCGCATCGCTCAGGTCCTTGAGCTTGTCGCTGTTCATCACCATGGCGAGCGCCGAATAGGCGTGCTGGGTGAGCGACAGGTACTTCTGCACCTCGTTGAACTTGAACGAGACGACAATGCCGATCGGATGGTCCTGGGCGTCGACGACGCCGGTCTCGAGCGCGGTATAGAGTTCCGCTACGGGAAGCTGCTGCGGGTTTGCTCCAACAAGCGCGAACATGTCATTGAGTGCCTTGGAGTTATTCACCCGCATCTGCAGGCCGTTGAGATCTTCCGGCGTGCGAACTGGCCCGCGATTGTTGGTGATGTTGCGGTAGCCGTTCTCGGGAAACCCGAGCAGTTTAAGGCCGACGGGATCGAACTTGGCGGCAACTCCCTGTCCGATTTCGCCGTCGAGGACCTTGTAGGCGACATCACGGGAGGGAAACATGAAGGGCAGCTCGAAAGCGCCGGCTTCGGGGATGAGGCCGGTGAAGTTGTTAAGTCCCGAGATCGCGACGTCGATAATGCCGGAGCGGGCGCCGTCGATCATCTGGGCGTCGTTTCCGAGCTGGCCATGGGGGAAGATGTTCACCGTGATGGAGCCGCCCGAGCGGGCCTCGACCTGCTCTTTGAAATAGATCGACATGGTCTGCTGAAGGTCTGTCTCCGGCGCCGCATGGGCAAGCTTCAGCACGGTTTCCGCCAAGGCGGGCACGGCCGATAGCGTCAGAGCCGCCGCAAGCCCCATTGTTTTCATCAGTATGTTCATGGCTATTCCTCCCTGGTTAGCCTGCAAAGAAACGCATGGGCACGGTGATCAAGGCCGGGAAGGCGATGAACAGTGCCAGAAGCACGAGATAGGCGATGATGAAGGGTATGGTTCCGCTCACGACGGCGCTCATCGGCTTTTTCCCCACGCCGCAGACGACGTTCAGCACGGTACCGACCGGCGGTGTGATCAGGCCGATCGATGTGTTGATGACGAACATCAGCCCGAAATAGACCGGGTCGATACCGGCGAGCTTGACGATCGGCATGAAGAGCGGCACCAGGATCAGGATCGTCGGGCTCAGATCCATGACCATGCCGACGAAGAGCACGATGATCATGATCACCGCCATGAGCAGGCGCGGATGGTCTACGAGCGGCCCGAGCAGTTCCGCCAGTTGCTGCGGCAGTTGTGCCACCGTGATCAGCCAGGCCGCGACCATCGCCGCGCCGACGAGAAACATTACCATCGCCGTCGAACGTGCGCTGCTGACGAGGATGTCGAAGAAGCTGCGCAGGCTGAGTTCGCGATAGATGAGCGCGGATACGACGATCGCGTAGACGGCCGCGACCACGGCCGCCTCGGTCGGGGTGAAGATGCCGAAGCGGATGCCGCCGATGATGATGATCGGAAGCAGGAGCGCCCAGATCCCTTCGCGCAGCGCCTGAAGCCGCTCGCTTGCGCTTGCCCTAGGCGTGGTCTCCACCGTCTCGTTCCGCATCATCATGGACCAGACCAGCATCAGGGCTGCGCCCATCATCAGCCCCGGCGCGATGCCGCCGAGGAAGAGCTTTGCGATCGAGATATTGCCCGCGACACCGATGATGATCAGCGGCAAAGAAGGCGGAATGACCGGCGCGATAATCCCGCCGGCGGCGAGAAGTCCCAGCGAACGTGCGCCCGGATAGCCGGATTTCTGCATCATCGGATAGAGGATGGAAACGAGCGCGGCTGCGTCCGCGACCGCTGAGCCGGAGAGGCCCGCGAGCAGGACGGAGGTGACGATCGCCACATAGCCGAGCCCCCCTTGCCGATGGCCGACAAGCGTCATCGCCAGTTTCACGATCCGGGTCGAGAGGCCGCCTTGCGACATCACTTCACCGGCGACGAGGAAGAACGGTACGGCGAGCAGCGGAAAACTGTCGACGCCGTTGATCAGCGACTGCGCCAAAACATCGGCGCTGAAGAGATCGAGGTGCAGCATCAGCACCATCGCCGCCAGTAACAGCGCGAAGGCGACCGGCAGACCGGCAAGTATGCTGATGATGAGAACGGAAAGGAACAGTGCCAGCGTCATCGCCCCTCTCCAATCGTGTTCGTCTTTGTTTCAACCGGATGGATCAGACGCGCGATCGCGATGGCGGCCATAAGCGCACCCGCTATAGCGCCGGGCAGATACATCAATCCCGTCGGCAGTCCGGTGAGCGGCGAAATGTTATGCCAGTTGGCGAGCGTCTGGCGCGCGGCACCCCAGAGAAGCATCACGACCGCAACGAGGATCACCAACCAGCAAAGCCGCTGCAGCACCGGCACGGCGCGCGGGAAGAAGGCTGCTGAAAATTCCGTTACCGCCAGGTGTTCGCCACGCCGCAGCGCCACGGCTGCGCCGAACATCACCACCCAGACGAACCCGAGCCGAGACAACTCGACGGAACTGCGAATTCCTGACGAAAATCCATATCTCAGTACGACATTGGCAAAGACCAGGGCGATCATGGCGGCAAGCAGCGTCGCCATGATGGCATCGATCCACGCCCATAGGATCGACACGAGTCGTCCCATCGACATTCCTCCCGAATGAACATTCTCCCTGCGGAACCCGTCACTGCGGTTGCATATGGCAAGGGTTACCGCTAACCTCCGACAAATGTTATCGATAACAATGATGGCCGTCAAGCGGCGATCTGAAGGAACCGGAGGAGCGGGTGGAGGAGAAAAGTCGAAGACTCGTGACGCTGCGCGACGTGGCTCTACGAGCGGGCGTCAGCACGATGACCGCGTCCAAGGTGATGCGCGGCGCCGGGAGCATTTCGGAAAAGACGCGACAAAAGGTCCGGCAGGCCGCCGACGAGCTCAGCTATTTGCCCAACAGCCTTGCCGGCTCACTCAGCTCCCGCAAGAGCCGCATGGTCGCAGTCATCATTCCCTCGATCGCCGATGTCGTCTTTTCCGAGGTGCTGAGCGGGGTGAATTCCGTCTTGCGGCCTCGCGGCTTTCAAACCTTTATCGGGGAGTCGCTTTTTGATCCGGAGATCGAGACGGATCTTCTGCGGGAAATGCTTTCGTTTCGCCCGGCCGGCCTTCTCCTCAATGGCGGCATGACGCGCAGCCCGGATGCGGAAAGCCTCCTTGCACGGCGGAACTGCCCCGCAATCCGCCTGTGGGACAGCGACCATGCGGCACACGACTTCAGTGCCGGGCTCTCTCACGAGGAGGCGGGGAGGCTGGTTGCAGGGCATTTTCTAGAACGGAACCTGCAGCGCATCGCCTATGTTGGTGCGGAGCTTGGCCGTGACCTGTGCGCACGCCGTCGTTGCCTGGCGCTTCACTCAGCCCTTCGCGCCAGAGGAATCGATCTAGTCCGTGTGACCTGCGATTCCATGCCTCGGCAGGCCGAGACGGGCCGCGTCCTGACCGAAAAGCTGATGGAAACGCATCCGCAGACTGAGGCCATCCATTTCCTGAACGATGCCATGGCGCTCGGCGGCCTGTCCTATCTGCACGAGGCAGGCATTCACGTACCGGAAAGAGTATCCGTGGTCGGGTTCAACGGGACATCGATTGCAAATGCGGTGCGCACTCGGCTTACGACCATCGACGTGCCGCGAATGGAAATCGGGTCGGTGGCCGCCCGGGCGCTTTTGCAGATGCTGGCAGGCGAGCACGTGGAAGGGCAATGGCAGGCGCCCCTGCGCATGGTCCAGGGCAACACGACCTCTGCAGCACGGCGCGAGTTATCAGACGCGAAATGATTGCTGCAGGACCTTTGATTACTGCAAGTCTTTGTCTCTAGGTCGAGGTCGATTCAGGAAGATGTTGTAGACGGAACGAGAAAAGAGGGGCGCCATTTGCGGCGCCCCAGCTTGCGGGAGATCACATCTTGCCCCAGATCTTCTTGTATTCGTCGCGGTAGCCGTTATCCGGATCGAATGTGTTTTTCGGCCCGCCGTCGAATTCGACATTGTCGCCCGTCACCACGTGCAGCGGTGAGAGATAGCCGGACCATTTCTCTCCGGCGAGGGCGCGGTTCAATTCGTCGACAAGCTGCCAGCCCTGCAGGTTCAACGGCTCGGCAACGGTCACCTTCTGGAATTGACCGGCGCGAATGCGCTGATAGGCGGACTCGGAGCCGTCGCCGGCGGCGACATTGATCGGCGCATCCGTGCCGCTCTTGCCGGCAGCCGCCAGGGACGGGCCCATGAAGTCGAAATAGAGATCGTTGATCGCCAGCGAGTGCGTCCACTGGTCGCCGTATTTCTGCAGGAGCGAGGTCGTCAGTTGCGGCATGCGCTGCGATGTTTCCGCAATCGGAGTATCGACATATTCGAGTACCGTGCCGCCAAGCGCCTCGATCTCCGCTTTCATCTTGTCGGCCTTGGCGATTGCGATCGCATAGGTCGAATCCGTGAAGATGACGACGCCCGGTTTGCCCTGCGCATCGACATAGGCCCAATTCGCCGCCGCCTTCGACACCTCCATCGCATCGGTGCTGATATTGGCGTAGAGGCCGTTCTTCTCATCCGGCCCGATCACCGGGCCCGCATGCCATGCGACGAGCGGAATGCCGGCGGCTTTCGCCTGTTCGAGCGCCGGAGCCTGTTCGACGGCGTCGAAGCCGTTGATGATGATGCCGTCCGGCTTCAGGGCCATGGCCTGGCCGAAGGCCGCGGTGCGGCCGCCGATCGAGCCGGCGCCGTCGAGCACCTTGACCTGCCAACCAATGGCGGCCGCCGCTTCTTCCACGCCTGTGGTGACGCCGAGAATGCCGCCGTTCTTCAGGTCGCCGGCAAGCACCACGATGGTCTTACCCTCCTGGGCTTTCGGGCCCGATGTCGGCCCATCCCAGGCACTGACCTTGCCCGCATATTTTTCGACCAGCCCCTTGGCGTCGGCCATCGGATCGGCGAGGGCAATATTGGCCACCAGCAAGGCCATTGCCGCGACCGTTCCCGTTATGAAAGTCCTGCGATTCATTCCCCTTCCTCCCTTGGGTTGCTTGATGCAGATCTTGATTTTCAAGTTCACTCGTTTGCGGCGGCCGGCACCGGCCCTCGCGCGACCGTTCCGCGCTTGCGCTGCGCGTAACCGGCAATGCCGATGGCGACGAGCAGCGTCACCCCGTTGAAGAGCGGCTCTACGAAGAAGGAGCCGCCAAATTGCTGGATGCCGGAAATACCGACGGCCAGGATGATCACGCCGATCATCGTGCCCCAGACATTGACACGGCCCGGCTTGATGGTGGTCGAGCCGAGGAAGGCGCCGACCAGGGCCGGTAGCAGGTACTCGAGCCCGACACTCGCCTGACCGATCCGGAGCTTCGAGGCGAGCAGAATGCCGGCAAGTGCCGTCAAAGTTCCCGAGGAAACGAAGGCGCCGATGACGAAGCGGCGAACCGGAATGCCGTTGAGTGCCGCGGCCTTCGGATTGGCGCCGATTGCATAGACGTAGCGGCCGATCGGCAGATATTCGAGCACCAGCCAAAGCGCGACTGCGAGGAGCAGCACATAAAGACCGGTGATCGGCAGGCCGAGGACCATGGTTCCGTTCAGCGCATAGAAGCCGTCCGGCAGCACGCCGACGACTTGCCGCCCGCCGGTGTGCCAGAGCGCCAGTGCGTAAAGGATCGTACCTGTGCCAAGCGTGGCAATGAAGGAGTCGATCCGGGCCACTTCGACGAGCAGTCCATTCAAGAAGCCGGAAAGCGCACCGAGAGCCAGCACGATCGCCACGGCCACCGGCCAGGGCACGCCGACCATCGTCTGCAGGCTGATCGCTAGGATATGCCAAAGCACGATGCCGTAGCCGACGGTCAGGTCGATGCGTCCGGCAGCCATCGGGACCATGGCCGCGAGCGACAGCATGGCGATGATCGCCTTGTCGGAGATGATCGAGCGCAGATTGAGCACGGTCGGAAAGGTCTGCGGCAACAGGATTGAGAAGAGGATGATCAGGAAGAGCGTAAGGACTACGAGCCCATAGGCCGGCAGAAAGCGCAGAAGCTTCTGCAGCAGGCTCAGTCCCGCCAGTTCGCCTCGGGTCGGTTCAAGCGCGGTGGATTCGATCGACTGCATTTTTCTCTCCCGGAATTTTAAGCGGCCTCGGAGGCCGAAGCGGCGGCGATAACCGCCGAGGTCGTCAGGTCGGCGCCCCGCAATTCGCGCAGGATGCGTCCGCGTGAGAAGACGAGGGCGCGATGGCAGATATGGGCGATTTCTTCGAAATCCGTCGATACGACGATAACGGCGAGGCCGGCTTCGAGCGCGCGCGCGATCAGCCGGTAGATCTCCGCCTTTGCGCCGACGTCGACGCCGGCGGTTGGATCCTCTGCAATGAGCAGCCGTCGGCCGGTCGCAAGCCATCTCCCCACCACGACCTTCTGCTGGTTGCCGCCGGACAACGCCTCGATAGGCAGGCTTTGGTCGTTCGGCTTCAGTCCGACGCGCTCACCGATGGCGTAGGTCATCTCGGCTTCTCGGGAGGGGGAGAGGAAGGAAAGAAGCTTGCGGCCGGACGCCTGCGGATTGAGAAAAGTATTCTCCCGCAGCGACAGCGACATGGCGACCGATTCTTCGGTGCGGTCGCGGGCGATCAGCCCGACACCGGCGCGCATCGCCGCGACCGGGCTCGAAAGGTCTGGCTGCTGTCCGCCAATCGTGACGGTACCGGAAAAAGGTTCGCAGCCGAACAGGGCGCGGCCGACGAGTTCCTGACCGGCGCCGCGCAGGCCGACGAGGCCGAGCAATTCGCCCTCGAACACGTCGAAGGAGACGGGCCCGGCGCCCCCGCATGCTAGGTGGCGGATGCTGACGACCGCCTCGCCCGGCGTGCAATCCGCCTTCGCGAAAAGCTGGTCCGCCTTGCGTCCGACGATCATTTCGATGAGTTCGTCCGGCGTCGTATCACGGACCGGCTTCTGGCCAACGAGGCGGCCGTCGCGCAGGACAGCGACGCGGTCGGCGATTCTGAAGATCTCATCGAGACGATGTGAGACATAGATCATCGCTACGCCTCTCTGCTTCAGCGGCCGGATGGCTTCGAACAGCCGCTCCACCTCGTCGGCCGGAAGGCTTGCCGTCGGTTCGTCCAGCACCAGGACATCCGCCTCGACGGCCAAGGCTCGCGCAATCGCCACCAGGGATTTCTCCGTACGCGTCAGGTCGTGCACGCGGGTGGAGGGGTCGAAATCGCAGCCGACGAGGCGCAGGGCCTCGCGCGCCCGTTCCTCCGTCTGGCGCCAGTTGATCAGGCGCGAATTCATCGAGAAGCCCTGCGCCAGGCCGACATTCTCGGCAACCGTCATCCACTCGATCAGACCGAGATCCTGGTGAATGAATGCCACCGGCTGACGCCGGTTGGGCTTCGGCGGCTGATTGACATAGGGTTCGCCGCGAAAGCGGATCTCTCCGCCGTCGGGCCGGTAGATGCCGGCGAGCGTCTTGATCAGCGTCGATTTGCCAGCGCCATTTTCGCCGAGCAGGGCAAGGATTTCGCCGGCTCCAAGATCAAGCGACACCTCGGACAGAGCCCGCGTGCCGCCGAACGTCTTGGTGATGGAGCGAAACTCCAGAAGCTTGTCATCAACCATTGCGCTCCTCCCAAAGCTCGGCGTTGAGAGAGAGCTTATGTTATCGATAACATTCGGGTCAAGTGGGATTTGCATTCCGTGGTGGATGCGGTCATTGAAGCGCGAGCGGGTCGGCTCAGCGCACCAGCTTGAAAAACCGGACCCGCTCTTCGGGACGCTCAATTTGGAGCTTCAACGACTTACAACGTCCTTTGATGCTCTTTCGAGCGACGCATATACCAGGTCGGTCAAGTAGGGTCTTTACAATCGCTCTGCTTCGCGGGCGCGACCGTTTGAGAAAGCAGAGAGAGCCGAGAGTCCGGCATGCTCACCCGATGGACATTCGGCGCCGGCGGTGAGGCCGCTCCGCCGTTGAACATCGCTGGAGGGCTCAGGGTCTCGATCGTGCGTATTGTTCCAGAATGGACCCCACGATATCGCTTGCGACGGTGCAATTGCGCATTCCTTCCTGCCGACCCGCCTTCCGCAGGGTCGTCATAGCGTCTTTGAGCAGCCCCCTTATTTCCTTGGGTGAAAGCAGTTCGGACGCTTCCAGCTCGAGCAACAGCGATTCCGTGATGTGCAATGCGGCAAGTGCGATCGCTTTACGCTTGGCCTTAAGGACGTTGGGCCGGCGCCGCGCCGCGCATCCGTTTCTCGATTTTTTCTTGCCATCTTCAAGCATCACTGAGCTAAAGATAGCGCGCTCGCACTCGGCAGCGACGGCTGCTGACCCTCGAGCCGGCGAAAACGCTCCAAGTCCTCAGGCCCCAGCCTATTTCAGACGGCCTCAGAACTGCTTGAATCTAAGCCCAAAACGAGGCTGATAGGGCCGAGCGCCACGTAACGGCTGATTGGCTCGCGCCTTCTCTAAAACACTAGCCGATTTAACTGGAAACCCCCAAGGGGGCGCAGATACCGAATTTGCATTAGCTCCGATTGGCAATCTTACGTCGATCTCTACTCGATGTATCATGCAAGCTCCAAAGAAAGAGGTGCCTCGCAAATGACATTTGCGTCTCACGCATTTCCCAGGGTGAAGGAGGCCCCGGTCTTCCGAGTAGGACTCGACGATTGCGACAAGGCCCATCTGGGCTCTCTCGGTTTCGTTCTGAGACGCTATCCGTCGCATGCCGTCATCGCCCGCCAGGGGGACGAGCAGGATCGCATCTTCGTCATCCGTTCCGGTTGGGGCTGCATCTTCACCGAGCTGATGGATGGGGAGCGACAGATCCTGGATTTTCCGCTGAAGGGAGAGTTCGTAGCCTCTCGGGCCTTCGACGGCGAGGCCCCGGAATCATTCATAGCGCAAACCGAACTCATGGTGTTCGAGGCGCCCGCCAAGGCGTTGCTTGCGGGTCTCGCTCGCTCCCCGAATCTCGCTGCCGTCCTGCTTGGAGCAATCGCCCGTCAAAGGGCGATTCTGGTCCAGCACTTGACCAATCTTGGCCGGAGAAGCGCATTGATGCGGACGGCTCACCTGCTCCTCGAGTTGGGGACACGCCTTGAAAAGGCGAATTCTGCAAGGCAGCTTGGGTTCGAATGCCCTCTGACACAATACGACCTCGCCGATGCGCTCGGGCTGACCGCGATCCACGTCAACCGGATGCTGCGCGAACTGAGGGAGCGGGGCTATTTGGAATTTCGCCACGGTTCCGTTCATTTCGTGAACAGAGAGGGCCTCGAGCGCTTCGCAGGTTTCGATCCGGGGTATCTCCGGCTGCCTGGCGAATCCTGATTGAGAGTTCATTTCCTGAGCTAAGCCAACGTGATTATGTTGAAAAAAGCAATTAGTGGAAGATAATCATTCATAGTCATAACGTACTAATCCGTTTATTATGACGCCGTTTGACAAGGTTCATCGATTTTATTTTTAATGGCTATTAACATAGATTAATGATCTACGATCATTTAGGATCTATCGTTCAATTTGATATTCGTGAATGGCCGGCTTTCGAGCGACATTTGCAAAAAGTGTATTCTGGAACGGCGACGCGACCTCCCGTGAGTAGCGTCTCTTGGTTTTGTTTTTCACCCGCGTAATGTGGGGAGTTTTACCATGCATTCAGCGGCCCGATTTTACGAGAATTCCGCGCTTCACACCTTAAATGCTTCCGCGCCCGGCGATGCCGCCGATGAAACATGCGACAGGCCGGGAACGGATGCGGCGCTGCTGCTCCTGGACCACCGCACGCTCGATAGGGAATGCCTGGCCCAATGCCTCGTGTCATACGGCGTGGGCCTGGAGGTCCTGGCCTTCGGATCGACCGAAGAATGGCGGCGAGACGAGGATGTTCATCCGCCCATCGCCGCGGTCCTCGTGAACATAGGCGGCAGAAAGGTCACCGATCCAAATATCGCCGGCGAAATTGCCGGCCTGGTGATGGAATTTCGACCGACACCTGTCGTGGTCCTCGCCGACACCGACGAATTGTCTCAGATTCTCAAAGCACTGGAATGCGGAGCGAAGGGCTATATTCCAACCACGATCGGTTTCGACGTCTGCGTGGAAGCGGTCAAGCTGGCGCACGCCGGTGGGATCTTCGTGCCCGCGAGCAGCGTACTTGCCACCCACAAAGTCATTGATTCAGGCGGAACAGCACAACGACCCATGGCTGGGATGTTCACACAACGCCAGGAAGAGGTCATTCGGGAGCTCAGACGCGGCAAAGCCAACAAGATCATCGCCTATGAGCTGAACCTTCGCGAGAGCACAGTCAAGGTCCACATTCGGAATATCATGAAGAAGCTCAAGGCAACCAACCGGACCGAGGTGGCTTACAAGCTCAGCGAGATGTTCCCCGTCGAGAACGGGGCTCGAGATTAACCA
Coding sequences:
- a CDS encoding Crp/Fnr family transcriptional regulator — translated: MTFASHAFPRVKEAPVFRVGLDDCDKAHLGSLGFVLRRYPSHAVIARQGDEQDRIFVIRSGWGCIFTELMDGERQILDFPLKGEFVASRAFDGEAPESFIAQTELMVFEAPAKALLAGLARSPNLAAVLLGAIARQRAILVQHLTNLGRRSALMRTAHLLLELGTRLEKANSARQLGFECPLTQYDLADALGLTAIHVNRMLRELRERGYLEFRHGSVHFVNREGLERFAGFDPGYLRLPGES
- a CDS encoding response regulator transcription factor; protein product: MHSAARFYENSALHTLNASAPGDAADETCDRPGTDAALLLLDHRTLDRECLAQCLVSYGVGLEVLAFGSTEEWRRDEDVHPPIAAVLVNIGGRKVTDPNIAGEIAGLVMEFRPTPVVVLADTDELSQILKALECGAKGYIPTTIGFDVCVEAVKLAHAGGIFVPASSVLATHKVIDSGGTAQRPMAGMFTQRQEEVIRELRRGKANKIIAYELNLRESTVKVHIRNIMKKLKATNRTEVAYKLSEMFPVENGARD